From a single Peromyscus maniculatus bairdii isolate BWxNUB_F1_BW_parent chromosome 4, HU_Pman_BW_mat_3.1, whole genome shotgun sequence genomic region:
- the Sptbn5 gene encoding spectrin beta chain, non-erythrocytic 5: MDSEYEISHVRKLQAQHAQMQEKTFTKWINNIFRLGRVGVRIQNLYTELSDGAHLLRLLELISGEALPTPSPGRLRVHFLENSSHALAFLRAKVPIPFIRPENIVDGDQSLILGLLWVIILRFQISHISLDREEFGASAAWLSAKEALLVWCQRKTVSYPNVNITDFSRSWSDGLGFNALLHAHRPDLLDYGSLSLDHPLHNLSSAFRVAEQELGIAQLLDPEDVAAPHPDERSIMTYVSLYYHYFSRLHQGQTAQRRLAKILLQLQETETLQSQYEQLAADLLYWIEEKQMQLEARDFPDSLPAMRQLLAAFASFHTQEKPPRLQQRGAIEALLLQLQTTLRAQNRRPFLPREGLGPADLARRWAELERAEASRSQAVQHRLLQLERLDSLARRFRCKAALRESFLNESEQMLDQARDSLTKPTTGEAATQRLSMLEARILPQEGRFQALGEIADILQQEQYHSWADVAHRQKEIARRWQTILQCLQEHRKQIVGSRAVLSLLEEVEAATDQLGELQVLASSTACGQQPAEVVLLLQRHDLLEAQVSAHRTQVNRLAHQTAQLDPSQGTSVQILQTKAQALAELHQSLVSLVRARRGRLEQTLQLAQFLHSCEEEEAWLREHRQIMEKAALGRDLTQISTALQKHKVLEAELHRHQSVCADLMQRARNLSVRGPPTQPDPLERAEAVQGTWQLLWTEATRRRARLQSALLVGQYFSDSAEAASWLLLRQKQLESASCGKDQAEAEALLQRHLLLERDVRAFGAELRELEDQARAAAALVSLKEDPPEDWRKLDRDAVGEPRGGTRVLAATGSQYSHQQTPLSSREGALNTWEPKDLGNSQSRAPVICSIEQNPQVESALSLLGEGPRMTLQNEYDFDVDSSTILQAQAHLSQNYENLQALAKLHRARLEETVALFSFYSSCRELQSWLEEQTALFQTLQPQGDNLEVTQLKCENFLMTLAIGKGHWAEVIRTAEQLKQRCPGHASKIQQQEEDLNQRWQQLEALKEEKGLQLTHSAEVRHLLQEAEPTRAQLLNVMGRLEALGPGGSEDSHRTLQQIQQKVLGLEKRISYLQRASIEVMESGPLEGQLLQERVLMLQGLLTQVQERVARQVQVQTEARGQRGILQESQTLLLWAEAIRAQLCSQGELEDVASARELLRKHGGLQEETCLWQERLQQLEAWGQLVAASDPPQSQEVASALRLLGRQGQQLKAMWEQRQQKLRDRLELQRFGQEVDSFIDTCAGHEAFLHQDNLGEDLREAQSLLQQHQGFGWLRSTLGSRAEALRACGEKLLLSQHPAEHKIRELLHSVQTQWTRVQERSEQRREQLLASLQLQEWKQAVAELMLWMQGKWPTVAGEPSQACSNILKKPKWHEMTKRELLATRGYMQDLQQAGRELLHGHPYAQEDIQDRLQGLSHKWEELDHRMAEQGDRLLQTRRQGQLLELLQDVRETLEQLEGALQRAESGQDLYSSLRLQKQHCQLEDKSQALASKMAALIPETHNAFTSLAILEESQKCHQRFKALQSMLAARRMQLQASVELHQFNRLSNLELAWVAEHMPSTGPTYPAHCYRDVQRLQRKHKVLQAEVKAHVEHLHGVLSSGQSLAASGHPHAQRIVEQCRKLEGHWAELEQACDARAHCLQQAVTIQQYFLTVSEIETWVEEKWPLASSQEYGGDETATFGLARKHQMLQQELALYWSSVEDLEQRFQTLTGFEASEQLGMVRERLQALQTLADARGRELDGTLRLHEFTREAEDLQRWLASWKQVVRGGDHFGEDHERVLQLCTKFTEFQNQIETGALRVETCQQLAERLLEGGHSAAPKARQRQQELRAAWSELWQLTHAQSRLLHDTETALRVHRDLLEVLTQIQEKATSLPNDVAQDLRGVENQLQRHERLERELAGLEQQLQELLEAGSRVQELCPGPQALAAVQQQQQAVTRSWEALQLRVEKRRAQLERAHLLVRFHTAVKDYTSWVASMRQELQREEASWEPSHTLLRLRAHQWLRAELEAREELQRQATKLGQQSLLAAGTPAKEVQDALQALQEERDQVFEAWALKQERLQSMLQEQRLLRQCDQLAKILTAQEAFLKAGGLGCSVEEVEQLICKHVVFQKVLALQDEKEATLREQLKTTPSPKGQSLVYRVLEHRAQVKELAGSRGQALHTSLKMANFTRAAAQVEDWIQERVQQLRAWSPLGNLNDCLKHLWKHQAFEAEVQAHEQVMTSVAKQGEGLLGQSHPGTGEVSQKLKALWELWEKLRQAVTLQGQALEGRRSFLEFLQRVDLAEAWIQEKERMVNSGDMGLSLEHCLQLCREAHRLQVTVDDTYIGRIKNLSPQLKNPSPEESETISQRQNQLNHRWKTFHGNLLLYQQRLEAALETHTLSSELDNLTEQIREKESLIQALESTEDLENVQRLPWKQKMLQQGMGLIQTQVESLEGKVGRLCKRSPEVAHSLSHKRQEMMDCWWKVWSRLQKWRESQDVAHKVWKLQMLLRDLQDWAQGLKAEMDTRGSPCSPERALYMLQEHQAYKVELDIRADSLSLARSMGQQLLASGCQLASGIQQPLAAVEQELSSLEESWQRRQQRLQQALEQQSLLSSVEKVERWFDSEEVSLASEGPAGPLATVETLLSKHKRLEQHLKARAEEISALEATALRLHQSGHPEARSILARCQALLLRREALTERARARGCQLEELRQFRTFMQDSDEVATWLREKNLEALDKGQQDPATIQTQLQRQQNFQAVLDASVPQQQELQTEGQRLLHGGHPASETIRGRLQELGDLWTELQANCQRKMAGLQGAHKALHLQKMLERLESWLESMEAELRAPVENQDLPRVGELLGAQGELEAAVDSQTRQVQELQGQAQACFQEGHCLAKGVEERAQQLLQRFQGLQEPLQERRAALEAQSLLLQFFRDADEEMAWIQEKLPSAAAQDYGQSLSTVRHLQERHQNLENEISSHRTLSQVVMGTGHKLVQAGHFAAEEVAARVQQLEEALDHLQTEAAQRRRMLRQALEAQQILMELLEAGSWLAERGHVLDSEDLGQDAEATQVLLRRLEATVRDLEGFSGRIEQLQQTVALLESGQNPGSPRVLSQLQAVREAHAQLLQRAESRGQALREQMHLHQLEQEARLLHAWLTTKVAAAESQDDGQDPEGIEVTEDTFGAFGREVQRLGQAKVQTLRELMAPLERGAPRFYPQIQAQKYRVQAAWERLNKALEVRRENLAAARELRSFEQAASELQGWMQEKTTQLEGEFRVHSLSPAQLLQQYRCLQRELAAMEKEMARIQVEARRLGQHDPVAPAGLAEWLTKVQGAWATLEAEVQGRSQKLSQATQGHTFLGRCQELLAWSQELVSSGELAGDVVDQEIRECCLQAQNTLQEGQQLLQHGHFMSLEVERCLQELERQLQELQAAWALRGQRFEQNRGLQQLQQRLELAEAWLASQEGLLLDPSYGHSVMDVERLLCRHEGLEKLLAAREEMFTQLQTLTEVKGTRVTEGSVELTQQPPTDGRQLSTSSWNSSHGTLASRALSLFSDTRRAEVPGGIGELPSGAPAVPECERLEGGKHTFSTRSEP; this comes from the exons GAGGAGTTCGGGGCCAGTGCGGCGTGGCTGTCTGCTAAGGAAGCCCTGCTGGTGTGGTGCCAGCGCAAGACGGTCAGCTACCCCAATGTGAACATCACCGACTTCTCCCGCAGCTGGAGCGACGGCCTTGGCTTCAATGCCCTCCTCCACGCTCACAG GCCAGACCTGCTGGATTATGGCTCCCTGAGTCTGGATCACCCTCTGCACaacctctcctctgccttccgagtggcTGAGCAGGAGCTAGGCATCGCTCAGCTGCTGGACCCTGAGGATGTGGCCGCCCCGCATCCAGATGAGCGCTCCATCATGACCTATGTGTCCCTGTATTACCACTACTTCTCCCGGCTGCACCAGGGCCAGACGGCCCAGAGGAGGCTGGCGAAG ATCCTGCTGCagcttcaggagacagagacactaCAGTCTCAATACGAGCAGCTGGCGGCTGACCTGCTCtactggattgaagagaagcaGATGCAGCTGGAGGCGCGGGACTTCCCAGACTCACTGCCTGCCATGCGCCAGCTCCTGGCAGCCTTTGCCTCCTTCCATACCCAGGAAAAGCCACCTCGGCTGCAGCAGCGAGGAGCCATCGAGGCTCTGCTCCTCCAGCTGCAGACAACACTCCGAGCCCAAAACCGAAGGCCGTTCCTACCTCGAGAGGGCCTGGGCCCAGCAGACCTGGCTCGGCGCTGGGCGGAACTAGAGAGGGCAGAGGCCTCCAGGAGCCAGGCCGTGCAGCACAGGCTGCTACAGCTAGAGCGACTGGACAGTCTGGCCCGCCGCTTCCGGTGCAAGGCAGCCCTCCGGGAAAGCTTTTTAAATGAGTCAGAGCAGATGCTAGACCAGGCCAGAGACTCCCTCACCAAGCCAACCACAGGGGAGGCAGCCACTCAGAGGCTGAGCATGTTAGAGGCTCGCATCCTGCCCCAGGAAGGGCGCTTCCAAGCCTTGGGCGAGATTGCAGACATCCTGCAACAGGAACAGTATCACAGCTGGGCAGATGTGGCCCACAG GCAGAAGGAGATTGCCCGGCGCTGGCAGACGATCCTGCAGTGTCTACAGGAGCACAGGAAACAGATCGTGGGCTCACGGGCTGTGCTGAGCCTactggaggaggtggaggctgcCACTGACCAGCTGGGGGAGCTGCAG GTGCTGGCCAGCTCCACAGCCTGTGGGCAACAGCCAGCAGAAGTAGTGTTACTGCTGCAGAGGCATGACCTGCTGGAGGCCCAGGTCTCAGCCCACAGGACCCAAGTGAACCGTCTTGCCCACCAGACGGCACAGCTGGACCCCTCCCAGGGCACCAGTGTGCAGATACTTCAGACTAAAGCCCAGGCACTGGCCGAGCTTCACCAGAGCCTCGTGTCTCTTGTCAGAGCCCG ACGCGGCCGACTGGAGCAGACTCTGCAGCTAGCACAGTTCCTGCACAgttgtgaggaggaggaggcctggtTGAGGGAGCACAGACAGATAATGGAGAAGGCAGCCCTGGGCCGGGACCTCACTCAGATCTCTACCGCTCTGCAGAAACACAAG GTTCTGGAAGCCGAACTCCATCGCCACCAGTCTGTGTGTGCAGATCTCATGCAGAGGGCACGCAACCTCAGTGTCAGAGGGCCCCCGACAcagccagatcctctggaaaggGCAGAAGCTGTGCAGGGAACTTGGCAGTTGCTCTGGACTGAAGCCACAAGGAGGCGCGCCCGGCTACAAAGTGCACTGTTGGTTGGACAG tACTTTTCTGACTCAGCCGAGGCAGCTTCTTGGCTTCTCCTACGGCAGAAGCAACTGGAAAGCGCATCCTGCGGGAAGGACCAGGCCGAGGCCGAGGCCCTGCTGCAGCGCCACCTGCTCCTGGAGCGAGACGTGCGCGCCTTCGGGGCGGAGCTGCGCGAGCTAGAGGATCAGGCGCGGGCTGCTGCAGCCCTGGTCTCACTCAAG GAGGACCCCCCAGAAGACTGGAGGAAGCTTGACAGGGACGCAGTTGGAGAACCTCGGGGTGGGACCCGAGTCTTAGCAGCAACAGGCAGCCAGTATTCACACCAGCAGACGCCCCTCTCCTCCCGAG AAGGGGCCCTGAATACTTGGGAGCCTAAAGACTTGGGGAACAGCCAGAGCAGGGCACCCGTCATCTGCAGCATAGAACAGAACCCCCAG GTGGAGTCTGCCCTGAGCCTTCTGGGGGAAGGCCCAAGGATGACTCTCCAGAATGAATATGACTTTGATGTAGACTCGAGCACCATACTCCAGGCACAGGCTCACTTGAGCCAGAACTATGAGAACCTACAGGCTCTGGCAAAG CTTCACAGGGCCCGACTGGAGGAGACAGTAGCCCTGTTTAGCTTCTACAGCTCCTGTAGGGAGCTCCAGTCCTGGCTGGAGGAGCAGACAGCCCTGTTCCAAACATTGCAGCCCCAGGGTGACAACTTAGAGGTCACACAGCTCAAATGTGAG AACTTTCTCATGACCTTGGCCATTGGAAAAGGCCACTGGGCTGAGGTCATCCGCACTGCTGAACAGCTGAAACAGAGATGTCCAGGGCATGCCTCGAAAATCCAGCAACAGGAGGAAGACCTGAACCAGAG GTGGCAGCAGCTGGAGGctctgaaggaagagaaaggtctGCAGCTGACGCACAGCGCGGAGGTGCGCCATCTTCTACAGGAGGCTGAACCCACACGAGCCCAGCTGCTAAATGTGATGGGCAGGCTGGAGGCTCTGGGGCCAGGAGGCTCTGAAGACAGCCATCGTACCCTGCAACAGATTCAGCAGAAGGTCCTGGGACTGGAGAAGAGGATCTCCTACCTCCAAAGAGCATCCATAGA GGTGATGGAGTCAGGCCCCCTGGagggccagctgcttcaggagcGGGTGCTGATGCTGCAGGGTCTGCTAACACAAGTACAAGAGCGAGTGGCCCGGCAGGTCCAGGTCCAGACTGAGGCTCGGGGCCAGCGAGGCATCCTCCAAGAGAGCCAGACGTTGCTCCTGTGGGCGGAGGCCATCCGGGCTCAACTGTGCAGCCAAGGGGAGCTGGAGGATGTGGCCTCAGCCCGGGAGCTGCTGAGGAAGCATGGAGGTCTACAGGAGGAGACCTGCCTGTGGCAAGAGAG GCTGCAGCAGCTGGAGGCTTGGGGCCAGCTGGTGGCAGCCTCAGACCCCCCACAGTCCCAAGAGGTGGCCAGTGCCCTAAGGCTCCTAGGCCGGCAGGGCCAGCAGCTGAAGGCTATgtgggagcagaggcagcagaagctTCGGGACAGGCTGGAGCTGCAGAGGTTTGGCCAGGAAGTGGATAGTTTCATCGACACCTGTGCCGGCCATGAGGCCTTCCTGCACCAGGACAATCTGGGG GAGGACCTAAGGGAGGCCCAGAGCCTGCTGCAGCAGCACCAAGGTTTTGGGTGGCTCCGGAGCACCCTGGGATCTCGGGCTGAGGCCCTGCGGGCGTGTGGTGAAAAGCTGCTTCTGAGCCAGCACCCGGCTGAGCACAA gATCAGAGAGCTGCTGCACAGTGTCCAGACACAGTGGACCAGGGTCCAGGAGAGGAGTGAGCAGAGAAGGGAGCAGCTGCTGGCCTCCCTCCAATTGCAA GAATGGAAGCAGGCTGTGGCGGAGTTAATGCTGTGGATGCAGGGGAAGTGGCCCACGGTGGCCGGTGAACCCTCCCAAGCATGCAGCAACATTCTGAAGAAACCCAAGTGGCACGAAATGACCAAGCGTGAGCTATTAGCTACCCGCGGGTACATGCAGGACCTACAGCAG GCTGGGAGAGAGCTGTTGCATGGCCACCCATATGCACAGGAGGACATACAGGACAGACTCCAGGGCCTGAGTCACAAGTGGGAAGAGTTGGACCACAGGATGGCAGAGCAAGGGGACAGGCTGCTGCAGACCAGACGGCAGGGCCAGCTCCTGGAGCTACTGCAG GATGTCAGGGAGACGTTGGAGCAGCTGGAGGGAGCCCTGCAGAGAGCAGAATCGGGACAGGACCTGTACTCCAGCCTGAGGCTGCAGAAACAGCACTGTCAACTAGAGGACAAGAGCCAGGCcctggccagcaagatggctgccctcatccctgagacccacaatGCGTTCActtccctggccatcctggaggAGAGCCAGAAGTGTCACCAGAG gtTCAAGGCCCTGCAGAGCATGCTGGCCGCCCGGCGCATGCAACTGCAGGCCTCAGTTGAGCTGCACCAATTCAACCGCCTTAGCAACCTGGAACTCGCATGGGTGGCTGAGCACATGCCCAGCACCGGCCCCACCTACCCTGCCCATTGCTACCGCGATGTCCAGCGCCTTCAACGTAAGCACAAG GTGCTCCAGGCTGAGGTGAAAGCTCACGTGGAACACCTGCATGGAGTACTAAGTTCTGGCCAGAGCCTAGCAGCCTCTGGGCACCCCCACGCTCAGCGCATTGTGGAGCAGTGCCGGAAGTTAGAAGGCCACTGGGCAGAGCTGGAGCAGGCATGTGATGCACGTGCCCATTGCCTGCAGCAGGCCGTCACTATCCAGCAG TACTTTCTGACTGTGTCAGAAATAGAGACCTGGGTGGAGGAAAAGTGGCCTCTGGCAAGCAGTCAGGAATATGGCGGTGACGAGACAGCTACCTTTGGACTCGCTAGGAAACACCAG ATGCTGCAGCAGGAATTAGCTCTTTATTGGAGCTCTGTGGAGGATCTTGAGCAGAGATTCCAGACCCTCACTGGATTTGAGGCCTCTGAGCAGCTGGGTATGGTACGGGAGCGATTGCAGGCATTACAGACGCTGGCGGATGCACG GGGCCGGGAGCTGGACGGGACCCTGAGGCTACATGAATTCACGAGAGAAGCCGAGGACCTGCAGAGGTGGCTGGCTAGCTGGAAGCAGGTGGTCAGAGGAGGGGACCACTTTGGGGAAGACCATGAGCGTGTGCTG CAACTCTGCACTAAGTTTACCGAGTTTCAGAACCAAATTGAAACCGGTGCCCTGCGAGTAGAGACCTGCCAACAGCTGGCAGAGCGCCTCCTGGAGGGTGGGCACAGTGCCGCACCCAAGGCCCGCCAGCGGCAGCAGGAGCTACG GGCTGCCTGGTCTGAACTGTGGCAGCTGACCCATGCCCAAAGCCGCCTGCTCCATGACACAGAAACTGCCCTCCGAGTCCACAGAGACCTCCTAGAAGTCCTTACTCAGATTCAG GAGAAAGCTACAAGCCTCCCTAATGACGTGGCCCAGGACCTGCGTGGGGTAGAGAACCAGCTGCAGAGACATGAGAGGCTGGAACGTGAGCTGGCAGGCCTGGAGCAGCAG CTGCAGGAACTGTTGGAGGCTGGAAGCAGGGTACAGGAGCTGTGCCCAGGTCCTCAGGCCCTCGCCGctgtccagcagcagcagcaagctgTGACACGATCCTGGGAGGCCCTCCAGCTGCGTGTGGAGAAGCGCAGGGCCCAGTTGGAACGCGCACACCTCCTGGTCCGCTTCCACACAGCG GTGAAGGACTACACCTCCTGGGTGGCCAGCATGCGTCAGGAGCTGCAGAGGGAGGAGGCCTCCTGGGAACCCAGCCATACCCTGCTCAGGCTCAGGGCCCACCAATGGCTGCGGGCAGAACTGGAAGCCAGAGAAGAGCTGCAGCGGCAGGCTACTAAGCTGGGCCAGCAGTCACTTCTGGCTGCGGGGACACCCGCTAAGGAG GTCCAGGATGCGCTTCAAGCCCTACAGGAGGAGCGTGACCAGGTGTTCGAGGCCTGGGCACTCAAGCAAGAGAGGCTGCAGAGCATGCTTCAAGAACAGCGCCTCCTCAGACAGTGCGACCAGCTGGCGAAGATCCTCACAGCCCAGGAG GCCTTCCTGAAAGCCGGTGGCCTGGGTTGCTCAGTGGAGGAAGTGGAACAGTTGATTTGCAAGCATGTGGTCTTCCAGAAAGTGCTCGCTCTCCAGGACGAGAAG GAGGCCACCCTGCGGGAGCAGTTGAAAACTACCCCGAGCCCCAAGGGGCAGAGCCTGGTTTACCGCGTGCTGGAGCATCGGGCTCAAGTGAAGGAGCTGGCAGGGAGCCGGGGGCAAGCCCTGCACACCTCCCTGAAGATGGCCAACTTCACCAGGGCGGCAGCTCAG GTTGAGGACTGGATCCAGGAGCGGGTCCAGCAACTGAGAGCTTGGAGCCCTCTTGGAAACCTAAATGATTGTCTGAAGCACCTGTGGAAACACCAGGCCTTCGAGGCTGAGGTCCAGGCCCATGAGCAGGTCATGACCTCTGTTGCCAAG CAAGGTGAAGGGCTCCTCGGACAGAGccaccctgggactggagaggtcTCCCAGAAGCTGAAGGCCCTGTGGGAGCTctgggagaagctgaggcaggcagtGACCCTGCAGGGCCAGGCCCTGGAGGGCCGACGCAGCTTCCTGGAGTTCCTGCAGAGAGTGGACCTAGCAGAGGCCTGGATCCAGGAGAAG GAGAGGATGGTGAACAGCGGCGACATGGGCCTGAGCCTTGAACACTGTCTACAGCTCTGCAGAGAGGCCCACAGGTTACAG GTCACAGTGGATGACACCTACATCGGGAGAATCAAAAACTTGTCACCGCAGCTCAAGAACCCGAGCCCCGAGGAATCTGAGACCATCAGCCAGCGGCAAAACCAGCTCAACCATAG GTGGAAGACTTTCCATGGCAACCTGCTCCTGTATCAGCAGCGGCTTGAAGCAGCCCTGGAGACACACACATTGTCCAGTGAACTGGATAACCTCACTGAGCAGATCAGGGAAAAG gaATCCCTGATCCAGGCCCTGGAGAGCACAGAAGATTTGGAGAATGTACAGAGGCtaccatggaaacagaaaatgTTACAACAGGGGATGGGCCTCATCCAGACTCAGGTGGAG TCTCTCGAGGGTAAGGTTGGCCGCCTCTGCAAGAGAAGTCCTGAGGTTGCCCACAGCCTCAGTCATAAGCGACAAGAAATGATGGACTGCTGGTGGAAGGTCTGGAGCAGGCTCCAGAAGTG GAGGGAGTCACAGGATGTGGCCCATAAAGTTTGGAAGCTCCAGATGCTGCTGCGGGATCTGCAGGACTGGGCACAGGGACTGAAGGCTGAGATGGACACGCGGGGCAGCCCCTGCAGCCCCGAGAGAGCCCTGTACATGCTGCAAGAGCACCAGGCATACAAG GTCGAGCTGGACATCCGAGCAGACAGCCTTAGCCTGGCCCGGAGCATGGGCCAGCAGCTGCTTGCATCTGGATGCCAACTGGCCTCTGGGATTCAACAACCCCTGGCTGCTgtggagcaggagctgagtaGCTTGGAGGAATCGTGGCAGAGGCGGCAGCAGCGGCTACAGCAGGCCCTGGAGCAGCAG TCACTTCTGAGCTCTGTGGAAAAGGTGGAACGATGGTTCGACAGTGAGGAGGTCTCTCTAGCTAGTGAGGGACCGGCG GGTCCCTTGGCCACTGTGGAGACCCTTCTGTCGAAGCACAAGAGGCTCGAGCAGCACCTGAAGGCAAGGGCTGAAGAGATCAGTGCGCTGGAGGCCACAGCCCTCCGCCTGCACCAGAGTGGACACCCTGaggcccgcagcatcctggccaGGTGCCAGGCCCTACTCCTGAG GAGAGAGGCACTCACAGAGCGAGCCAGAGCACGCGGTTGCCAGCTGGAGGAGCTGCGGCAGTTTCGGACTTTCATGCAGGATTCCGATGAG GTAGCTACGTGGCTGAGGGAGAAGAACCTGGAGGCTCTGGACAAGGGTCAGCAGGACCCAGCCACGATACAAACACAGTTGCAGAGGCAGCAGAATTTCCAGGCCGTGCTGGATGCCAGTGTTCCTCAGCAACAGGAGCTGCAGACG GAGGGGCAGAGGCTGCTACACGGAGGCCACCCGGCCTCTGAGACCATCCGGGGGAGACTGCAAGAACTAGGAGACCTCTGGACCGAGCTGCAGGCCAACTGCCAGAGGAAGATGGCCGGACTCCAGGGGGCCCACAAG GCTCTGCATCTGCAGAAGATGCTGGagagactggagagctggctagAGTCCATGGAAGCGGAGCTGAGAGCCCCTGTCGAAAACCAGGACCTGCCTAGGGTGGGCGAGCTCCTGGGGGCGCAGGGGGAGCTGGAAGCAGCCGTCGATAGTCAGACCAGGCAAGTGCAGGAGCTGCAGGGCCAAGCCCAAGCCTGCTTCCAGGAAGGCCACTGCCTCGCCAAAGGTGTGGAAGAGCGAGCCCAGCAGCTACTTCAGAG GTTCCAGGGCCTTCAGGAGCCGCTACAAGAGCGCAGGGCAGCCCTGGAAGCCCAGAGCCTACTCTTACAGTTCTTCAGGGATGCTGATGAGGAAATGGCCTGGATTCAGGAGAAGCTGCCCTCTGCCGCAGCCCAGGACTATGGCCAGAGCCTGAGCACTGTGCGGCACCTGCAGGAGAGACACCAG AATTTGGAGAATGAGATCAGTAGTCACAGGACtctgagccaggtggtgatgggtACAGGTCACAAACTTGTGCAGGCTGGACACTTTGCCGCTGAAGAGGTGGCTGCCCGGGTGCAGCAGCTGGAGGAGGCTCTGGACCACCTGCAGACAGAGGCGGCACAGAGGAGGAGGATGCTGCGGCAGGCCCTGGAAGCCCAGCAGATTTTGATGGAG CTCCTGGAGGCAGGGTCCTGGCTAGCTGAACGGGGCCACGTTCTGGACAGTGAAGACCTGGGCCAGGATGCTGAGGCCACACAGGTTCTTCTGCGGCGCCTGGAAGCCACCGTAAGAGACTTGGAGGGGTTCAGCGGTCGCATTGAGCAGCTACAACAAACGGTGGCCCTTCTGGAGAGTGGGCAGAACCCGGGCAG TCCTAGGGTGCTGTCCCAGCTGCAGGCTGTGAGGGAGGCCCATGCACAGCTGCTGCAGAGGGCCGAGAGCAGGGGACAAGCACTCCGTGAGCAAATGCACCTGCACCAGCTGGAGCAAGAGGCCCGGCTCCTGCATGCCTGGCTGACCACCAAGGTGGCTGCTGCTGAGTCCCAGGACGACGGACAGGACCCTGAGGGCATCGAG GTGACGGAAGACACGTTTGGTGCTTTCGGCAGAGAAGTCCAGCGCCTGGGCCAGGCCAAGGTGCAGACCCTGCGGGAGCTGATGGCCCCCCTGGAAAGAGGCGCACCCAGGTTCTACCCCCAGATTCAAGCCCAGAAGTATCGCGTCCAAGCCGCTTGGgagaggctgaacaaggcactcgAAGTCCGGAGAGAG AACCTGGCTGCAGCCCGTGAGCTCCGGAGCTTCGAGCAGGCCGCCTCAGAGCTCCAAGGCTGGATGCAGGAGAAGACCACCCAGCTGGAGGGAGAGTTCCGAGTCCACAGCCTGTCACCTGCACAGCTCCTACAACAGTACAGGTGCCTGCAG AGGGAACTGGCAGCTATGGAGAAGGAGATGGCGAGAATACAGGTGGAGGCCCGTCGCCTGGGCCAGCACGATCCTGTGGCTCCGGCGGGTCTGGCTGAGTGGCTCACCAAGGTGCAGGGAGCCTGGGCCACCCTGGAGGCCGAGGTCCAGGGACGGAGCCAGAAGCTGTCACAGGCTACCCAGGGCCACACCTTTCTTGGGCGCTGTCAGGAATTGCT AGCGTGGTCTCAGGAGCTGGTTTCCTCAGGGGAGCTGGCTGGGGATGTGGTGGACCAAGAGATCCGGGAGTGCTGCCTTCAAGCCCAGAACACCCTGCAGGAAGGGCAGCAGCTGCTACAGCATGGCCACTTCATGTCGCTGGAG GTGGAAAGGTGTCTGCAGGAGCTGGAAAGACAGCTGCAGGAGCTTCAGGCAGCATGGGCCCTGCGTGGGCAACGCTTTGAGCAGAACCGgggcctgcagcagctgcagcagaggcTGGAGCTGGCTGAGGCCTGGCTGGCCTCCCAGGAAGGCCTGCTGCTGGACCCCAGCTATGGG CACTCAGTGATGGACGTGGAACGTCTGCTCTGCAGACATGAGGGCTTGGAAAAGCTCCTGGCGGCCCGTGAGGAGATGTTCACCCAGCTTCAGACGCTGACAGAG GTGAAGGGCACTCGTGTCACGGAGGGGTCTGTGGAACTGACGCAGCAGCCGCCCACAGACGGGAGGCAG CTCAGCACCAGCTCCTGGAACAGTAGCCATGGGACCTTGGCAAGCAGAGCCCTGAGCCTGTTCTCGGATACGAGGAGGGCAGAAGTACCAGGTGGCATTGGG GAGCTGCCTTCCGGAGCCCCCGCTGTGCCCGAGTGTGAGAGACTGGAGGGCGGGAAGCATACTTTCTCCACAAG GTCTGAGCCTTGA